TGTCATCTTGACCAAGAGTTATGTATCTCATCAAATTTTTCTCCTTCAATTCTACATTCTTCATTTAATTATAACAAAAAACCGTTTTCCAACGGCTTTTTGACTGTATATCTACTAAATTCTTCCTACCACTGTAATCCAGCTTCTCTAATTTCTTTCTTAGAAGCGAATTTACCATTCGGTCTGTGCCATCTTCCGTTTTTATCTCTAAAGTAGCCACCTGAATTTGTTGATTGCGAGTTTGATTCCTAGCTTTCTTCCTGTTCTTGTGCGGCTTGGCGAGCTTTTTCCTGTTCTTCTTCTTTTGCTTTCTTTTCAGCTGCTTCTTTTTCTTCTGCCTCTTTCTTGGCTTTTTCCTCAGCTTCCTTCTTAGCCTTTTCTTTTTCTTCTTTTATCTTTGCATCTTCAACTGTATTCTTAGCAGTACCATCCAAATAATTGATTTCAGCATTAGCTGAAACATTGTCTAGAATAACATGTGTCACAGAATACTGATTAACCTTTTCCTTACTACCACCTACCTTGATTTCCAAGAGTTTGCCGTTTTCATCTATTCCCACATACTGTAACTCAATCTGTCTAGGGATCAATTCGTCCTTTTGATAGATTGGGGTCACCTTGTAGTCAAGATAATAGTTTGGGTGATTGGCCAACCAAGAGTCCAATCGATTTTCATAGTAAAGCATGCTACTTTGGTTTTGGTCATCTGTTCCAGAATAATTTCCAGCATTTAGCCAGTTAGTCATAGGGACCAAGTTTTTCTTTTCATCGTTTAATCCACTAAACTGGTACCCAATCAAATGACCACGATTCATCAACCAAGCCTTTTTAGAGCCATCTCCATAATAAAAATTATAGTTGTGCCATCCAACTGGATTATAAGTCAACTTGGACTCTCTCTTCTCAGTTGGCTCATCGCTGTCCTTAAGTTGAATATGAGCACCCGTTGCGCGTGATTTAGAATCCAATTCCCCAAGTTCTAACTGTTTCTCATTTTTAAAAGGCAAGAGTCCAGCTTCTTTAAATAACTTTTCATCGAACTTGGTTTGCTTTTGTTCAATTTTTTCTTCTGGGATCTTTGATTCCGCCTTATGTCCAGAACAAGCAACTAGTGTTGTGATGGAAAGCAAGGCAATTGAGAAGGATAGTAGCTTTTTCATAAAAGTCTCCTTTTATATAGTGATTAGATTAATATATACTATTACATTTTACTATCATTTTGTTAATTGTTCAAGAATAAAGATGCTGTTATTATACTCTTTCTACTCCAATGTTTAAAACAAAAACGATAACCACTTTTTCAGTAGTTACCGTTGATTTTTTGATTAGTCTCTTCCACCAAGTTTGCTATTGATAGTCATCATGATGCTGGCTATTTTCTCACCCCAGTAAGGATCGGAAGCATAGCGAACATTCATTCCAGTTGCCTTGTTTCCAAGATGGTCTCTGCCGTAGTCGATGTAATTCTCACGAATCCACTTGGCAGCTCCTAGAATCCCTTTATCCACATTATCAAATCTCTTGGCTGAGAGATATGGGCTCGTATCATAAGCGGCAATACCAAAGAAGTTGTTCTTATCTCTGGCAATTTGACTGCGACCCCAAGCACTTTCAAGGGCACTATGGGCCATTAAGTAAAGGGCATTGACGCCATAACGTTCTTCAGCCTCTTTGAAAGTCGCTCCTTTACCCGCTAGTGGACTATCCTGCAAGTTCATCATGGAGTAAATTTTATTCAACTCAGCTGCACTATAATTACTTGGCTCTCTCAAGTTCTTATAGAGGAAAGGATTTTTAATGGTAAAGCCATCGAAATGCTCACCATCAGTCGAGTAGTACTTCTTACCAATAACCATAGCAGAAGTGTGTGGAGCTACTTTGATACTCGTGTAAGGAGAGAGTTCATGGTAGAGGAATTTCCCATCACTGGTATAATGAGGGATAAACTCGCTACCTTCATCTACTGCTGTCAAATCACTTTGATTCATATAGCCAGACAAGCCAGAAATCGAAACTGCAAGTCGGCCACCTTTTCGCGTCGAGCTATCCAGTGAAACAATGCTTCCTTGGTTAATGTAACTCAAGATTTCTCCAGATGCACTATAGACATAGGCTGTGATTGGTTTAACTTTGTAATATTTGGTTTTATCCGCAACATGCCATCTACCAGAAGCATCCAAGGTATGACCATCCACAGTTTCATTTTTTGCCATATAACCGCCGGATTTAAGGTAATACCATGATTGGTCGGATGAATCGTAGATTAATTCTTTTTCAGCCATCTTTCCATTTGACTTGAGGTAGAACCAATTGTTCTTGTACCATACCCACTCACTCGCAGCCATATAACCACCAGATTTGAGATAGTAGTAACCATTATCCCAGAGCCATTCTTTATTGGCATAATTTCCATCAGAGTTGATATAGAACCAAGAGTTATAATTCTTGTCAAAGAGCCACCCTTTGCCAGCTTTTGCTCCACTGCTCGTCACATAACTGCGGTCAATCCAAGTTTCCGTAGAGAGGTAGCCGCCTGATTTGAAATGGTAATCCTTACCTTTGATAGTTTGCCAACCTTTTTCAGCATAGGTTCCGTCAGCTTTCAAGTAAAACCAAGAGTTATAATTCTTGTCAAAGAGCCATTCCGATTTCAATTTAGCTCCACTTTTAGCAACATAGAAGCGGTCAATCCAGCGCTCGGTAGAAAGATAACCGCCTGATTTGAAATGGTAATCTTTTTCTTTGATCGTTTCCCAGCCTTTTTCGGCATAGGTTCCGTCAGCTTTCAAGTAAAACCAAGCATCATAATTCTTGTCAAAGAGCCATTCCGATTTCAATTTAGCTCCACTCTTGGCAACATAGAAGCGATCAATCCAACGTTCAGTAGAAAGATAACCGCCTGATTTAAAATGGTAGTCCTTCCCATCTATGGTTAACCAGCCATTTTCAGCATAGGTACCGTCTTGTTGAAGGTAGAACCAACTGCTATAGTTGTCATCATAAATCCAGGCTTGTTTAACCTTATGACCATTTTCTGATATATAGCTTTTACCAAGCCAAGCATTTTTCAGCATTTTACCTTGTGAATTGATGTAGTATTGGTTCTCCCCTTGAGTGATCCACTCATCTTTGGCCATTTTCCCGTCTTCTTTAAGGTAATATTTTTCCTGACCTTGTTGAATCCATTCTTTTTGAGCTTTCTGACCATCAGACTTGAGATAATACCAGGATTCTTGTTCCTGATTAAATACCCACTGTTCCTTGGCTTTAGCACCACTTTCAGTCACATAGTACTGGCCAACCCACGTTTTCGTAGCTAATTTTCCAGCTTCGTTAAAATAGTAATCCTTACCAGCAACAGTCAACCAGCCGTTCTCAGCACGATTTCCATCAGCTGTTAAATAAAACCAGGCCTGTTGCGTTTGATCATAGATCCATTGGTTGGTTGCTGGTTTCCCGTCTGCTTTGAGGTAGGTCTTTCCTTGCCAAGTTCCCTCTTCTGCTTTTGCTGTCTCCACTACAGTAAAAAAACACCCCAATAAGCCAGCACTTACTAGGGCCACTTTCCATCGTTTCATTTAAATGCTCCAATAACGTTTTCTAATCCCTATTGTAACATAGTTAACCGACGGAAATATTACAAATTGATGAAGATTCTATGTCTTGTTGACGATAAGGAAGACCTAGCTTATCTCAGATTGGCTTTGACTTCCTGACGAAGATCTTCCAAACTGCTAATGCCATATTTATCCATGACTTTTGGTAGATGTTCGATGATATCAGGACAAGCGTAAGGATTTGTAAAGTTGGCTGTTCCAACTCCGATGGCAGAGGCACCAGCCAGATACATTTCTAGCGCTGCTTCAGCAGAGTCCACTCCTCCCATTCCAATGATAGGAAGTTCAGTTGTTTGGGCTACTTGTCGGATGAGTTTGAGGGCTACTGGAAAGACTGCTGGTCCAGACATTCCACCTGTTTCATTGGCTAGGATTGGTTTTCTAGTTTTGAGGTCAAAGCGCATACCGACTAGAGTATTGATCATGGTTAAGCCACTTGCCCCTGCATCTTCTGCGGCTTTGGCGATGGTGACAACATCCGTTACACTAGGGGTTAACTTAACATAAACCGGTACATCAGAAGCTTCCACAGCTGCCTTTACAACTTCATAAGCCAAGTCAGGATCTTGCCCAATCAAAAGTCCATGATTGCCATGATCCACATTCGGACAAGAGATATTGAGCTCGATAGCTTTTACATTTGCAGCCTTGGAAATTCCTCGAGAAACAGCAGCGTACTCTTGTTTTGAAAAGCCTGCAACATTTGCGATGATAGGAAGCCTAGGATACTCTCTTTCCAGCCAAGGCAACTTTTCAGCTAAAACAGCTTCTAAACCCGGATTTTGCAAGCCGATTGCATTGAGCATACCTGCAGGCGTTTCTGCCACCCTAGGAGTTGGATTGCCAAAACGGGGTTCAAGTGTCGTCGCCTTAATCATAATAGAGCCTAAAAGGTCTAAATCATAGTACTTGGCATACTCTTGGCCGAAACCAAAACAGCCTGATGCTGGAATAATCGGATTTTTCAAATCCAAGCCTGGTAGAGAAACTTGTAAACGATTTTTAGTCATGATTTTCTCCTTATAATACAACTGTTCCTGTGCGAAAAACAGGGCCATCTTCACAGACACGTTGACTGACAGTCTCACTATCTGGAACTTTTAGGACGCAGGCATAGCAAGCCCCCATCCCACAAGCCATACGAGATTCCAGAGATAGATAGGCTCTTGGATGATCATAAAATCTTTGATTGATGTACTTCATCATCCCAGGCGCCCCACATGAGTAAACAGCATCAAGTTTACTGTCTAAATCATTGATGACAACAGACACATTTCCCTTGATACCATAAGAACCATCATCTGTCGTAACAAAAACCTGACCATATTGGGCCAATTCCTTTTCGAGTATGACAGCATCTTTATTAGCAAAACCAAGAACTGTTACTAGTTTCACCCCCCGCGCATGCAATTCCTTGGCTACCTCGAGCAAGGGTGGAACACCAATTCCACCACCAACGAGGAGAACTTTGCTCTGATCATCAAGGTCAGACAAGTCAAAACCATTTCCCTGAGGTCCCATCACATCAAGTGTATCACCCTGACTTAATGTTGAAAAAATAGCGGTCCCAGCACCTTCAATCCGATAAATAAGGCGACACTGTCTCTTAGCCTTGTCAATAAACGAAATTGAAATAGGACGGCGCAAGAGATGGGCATCATCAGGCACACGTAGATGGAGAAATTGGCCTGCTCGCATAGCTTCAACCATTTCTCCTTCTAGGACTAATTCAAAGATTGCTGGCGCAATTTCCTCCTGTTCAACCACCTTCATGGTTTCCAAACGAATGGCACCCAAACGCTTCTTACATGTGGGATTCATGATTTTCCTCCTTAAATTTAAGGGGATCAGATAAAGAAAAGGCCTTGCTAATGCAAGGCCTCAGTTAGGTTAGGCTAGAACTCATGCGCACACTTAAAAAGTCTCCACAGAGAGTCCCCTATCCCTTTTATCTGACACCTTGTGAGTCTCTCTGGACTCCCCTTAAAGGTTAAATTTGTATTAGTATACTCTTTCAAAGAAAAAAAGTCAAGTAGAAAACGAACATTCTACTTGACTGTACAGGATTATTTTTCACGAATCACTTCAACCTTGTAGCCATCAGGATCCTTGACAAAGTAATAGTTTGGTGGGTTTCCAGGTAGGCCTTTTGGCTCTGTAACCTCATAGCCTTTGTTGCTATGTTCTTGATGAAGTGCCTCAAGGTCAGGTGTACTGAGGGCGATATGAGCAAAGCCGTCTCCTACCACATAAGGGCCGTGGTCATAGTTATAGGTCAATTCCAACTCGTAGTCATCACCGTCAAGTCCTAGATAGACAATGGTGAAGGCATAATCTGGGAAATCCTTGCGACGCAATTCTTTAAAACCAAAAGCATCTTGATAGAATGCAATTGATTTTTCAAGGTTTTCTACTCGCAAGCAAGTGTGTAGCATTTTTGAAGCCATCTTCATTACCTCTTTCATTTTAATAGTTCCATTATACCTTTATTCAGGAAAATTTACTAGAAACTTGAACTAGAGTCCTCTTCTCTACGCTTTCATTCTAAGCAGCACTTTTACGATTTTCCTTGCGTATATTGCGAATAAGGAAAAGCATGATAAGGACAAAAAGTCCCTCGAGGAAGTAGAACGTAAATTCACTATTCATGAGTAGTAAGTCTTTGTAATGATAGTTATTACCGAAAACTGAATTTGGTGCGAATAGGATCCGGAACAGTCTTCTTAGGAAAATAAAGATCTGCAATCCATAAATCATAAAGACCTTCTTCACACCAATCATGAAGCCTTGTTCCTTTGTAAAATAAGACAAGACAATTCCATTTAACAAGAGGATAACGGTTATAGCCAGCGTTTCATTTCGTAGAATAGTTGGATCAAAGATGTCTAAACGGCTGTGAATGTAAGGCAACGTTTGAAAGAGTAAGATTCCCAAGATTGCTGGAAGGAGAATTTTCTTCAGAGATGGTGGAAATCCAGGACTAAATCTTGTAAAAGACAAGCAAATCACAAGGATTGCAAAAATATGGAAGTAAGCTATGGCAACTCCTGAAATAGTCTGGCTTCGATTTACCAAAGCAGAAAGAAAACCAGCAGAAAGAAAGATACCAACAGGAATCAGCTTCTCCAAAGAATAATCCCATTTCAGCCCCTGACTCACTTGGAAACCATCGATGAAGCTGAAAAATGTAATGAACATAAGGGCACCAATGAGACCAAACGGTAAGGATGGAATGACGAGGGTCAATAGCAAGATTAGTAGGAACCATGGATGGGAGCTGTAGTAGAATTTCCGTTTTTCTCCTCTAGCAGTCACTCCCTCCTCAATCGGTGTTTTCCTTAATTTTAGCATATAGACGTAAAAGAGAGAAAACATACCCGCATGAACCCATGAATTATAACCCGGTCGCTCTAGAACACTAAGTAGCAAACTTACAATCGTAAAGAGACCAGAGAAAATCTGAAGAAACTTATTTTTTAAGACCTGTCTTTTTTTCCAATCCAAATAAGAGAGCTTGGCCTTTGGATGACTAAGTTCATAGGCATAAGTCGTCATCTCTTCTAGTTTCTGGTCTGTCTCCTCCGTCATCATTTGGGGAGCCATTTTAGAAGTAGGAAAAGGAGCTAAAACATATATCAGGAGCTCGCCGTCTGTAAACCGATGGTACTCCTTATAGATCTGTTGGAGTAAAATCGTTAGAATGCGTGGTCTTCCTTTAAAGTAGCTTCTCCACTTCTCCCAATCATTGATATCTTCATCGCTCTTGGTGAGCTTATCCATATAGAGATAACCTTCATTGTACCAGTAATCAAAATTTTCTTTTTTATCTAGTGCGTACTCCTCTACCACTGAAGGATAAGAATGGATACTCTTCCAGAAATGAAGTTTCTTCAGGTAAGGATTTGATTCCTCATCACTATAACGCTCCACAAATTGGAAAACAAGGGCTAACACTTTCGCATTGGTTAAAGGATAGACGTCCACCTTTTCTAACAAATCAAGTAGGAGCGTGTGATCTTTGACTGATTCAAAAAGGTATTGCCAATCACGTAACAGTTTATACTCGTCTTCATAGTGAGCATGGAGCAACTCATAGAAGGCTGCCTCAACTTCATCCGGATTATCTAGAGTGTAATGACTAAAGTCAACGTTTTCTCCCAGCTCCTCTTTTACTTCCTCTAAGTAATCAGCCAAGTCGTTCAAGAGTGGATAATCCTCTTCAAATATGACTTGTCGGTTTTTTCCCAGGATATAGGTTAAAACGGGCACACTCTTGATTATTTGACGATTCTGATTTACTTGATCTAAGACCATAAAGGCCAAATAAGGGTGCTTGAAAAACTCTATCCAGGAGCTCAATTGATTTGCTTTGTTAAAATCTTGGAGAATTTCTTGGCAAAGTTGATAAGAATAATAGAATTCTTCAGTGGCTTCATGTGCGCTTTCAAGCGAACTGCCTTCCTCTTCTGCTATAGCTCTTTTAACTTTC
This Streptococcus oralis DNA region includes the following protein-coding sequences:
- a CDS encoding dihydroorotate dehydrogenase electron transfer subunit, with translation MNPTCKKRLGAIRLETMKVVEQEEIAPAIFELVLEGEMVEAMRAGQFLHLRVPDDAHLLRRPISISFIDKAKRQCRLIYRIEGAGTAIFSTLSQGDTLDVMGPQGNGFDLSDLDDQSKVLLVGGGIGVPPLLEVAKELHARGVKLVTVLGFANKDAVILEKELAQYGQVFVTTDDGSYGIKGNVSVVINDLDSKLDAVYSCGAPGMMKYINQRFYDHPRAYLSLESRMACGMGACYACVLKVPDSETVSQRVCEDGPVFRTGTVVL
- the gloA gene encoding lactoylglutathione lyase produces the protein MASKMLHTCLRVENLEKSIAFYQDAFGFKELRRKDFPDYAFTIVYLGLDGDDYELELTYNYDHGPYVVGDGFAHIALSTPDLEALHQEHSNKGYEVTEPKGLPGNPPNYYFVKDPDGYKVEVIREK
- a CDS encoding J domain-containing protein, producing MNIWETLGIEPTTDVKLIRRRYAELVRLYHPEDQPEIYQEIVEAYQKALTYARSRNTRPENSLRKASDSQEATELEEEANEKPNSSLNFENLTEETKTENEESERSSLDFSDYQQSTDKTSNSFNFETFKAEEDEQKSTLDFSDYDEEVQLNGDSEERATNPLNFETFGDEENRGQEGITRSTLDFSGYNEETYLIRNAIESIVGNDGYNQEEQEHLWRQFFHQYQYDMDIVQSVLEEMDVYIFNKPEQFSILIPLLEDYIPDFRHWGYYYKLKYWKVKRAIAEEEGSSLESAHEATEEFYYSYQLCQEILQDFNKANQLSSWIEFFKHPYLAFMVLDQVNQNRQIIKSVPVLTYILGKNRQVIFEEDYPLLNDLADYLEEVKEELGENVDFSHYTLDNPDEVEAAFYELLHAHYEDEYKLLRDWQYLFESVKDHTLLLDLLEKVDVYPLTNAKVLALVFQFVERYSDEESNPYLKKLHFWKSIHSYPSVVEEYALDKKENFDYWYNEGYLYMDKLTKSDEDINDWEKWRSYFKGRPRILTILLQQIYKEYHRFTDGELLIYVLAPFPTSKMAPQMMTEETDQKLEEMTTYAYELSHPKAKLSYLDWKKRQVLKNKFLQIFSGLFTIVSLLLSVLERPGYNSWVHAGMFSLFYVYMLKLRKTPIEEGVTARGEKRKFYYSSHPWFLLILLLTLVIPSLPFGLIGALMFITFFSFIDGFQVSQGLKWDYSLEKLIPVGIFLSAGFLSALVNRSQTISGVAIAYFHIFAILVICLSFTRFSPGFPPSLKKILLPAILGILLFQTLPYIHSRLDIFDPTILRNETLAITVILLLNGIVLSYFTKEQGFMIGVKKVFMIYGLQIFIFLRRLFRILFAPNSVFGNNYHYKDLLLMNSEFTFYFLEGLFVLIMLFLIRNIRKENRKSAA
- a CDS encoding glucosaminidase domain-containing protein, whose amino-acid sequence is MKRWKVALVSAGLLGCFFTVVETAKAEEGTWQGKTYLKADGKPATNQWIYDQTQQAWFYLTADGNRAENGWLTVAGKDYYFNEAGKLATKTWVGQYYVTESGAKAKEQWVFNQEQESWYYLKSDGQKAQKEWIQQGQEKYYLKEDGKMAKDEWITQGENQYYINSQGKMLKNAWLGKSYISENGHKVKQAWIYDDNYSSWFYLQQDGTYAENGWLTIDGKDYHFKSGGYLSTERWIDRFYVAKSGAKLKSEWLFDKNYDAWFYLKADGTYAEKGWETIKEKDYHFKSGGYLSTERWIDRFYVAKSGAKLKSEWLFDKNYNSWFYLKADGTYAEKGWQTIKGKDYHFKSGGYLSTETWIDRSYVTSSGAKAGKGWLFDKNYNSWFYINSDGNYANKEWLWDNGYYYLKSGGYMAASEWVWYKNNWFYLKSNGKMAEKELIYDSSDQSWYYLKSGGYMAKNETVDGHTLDASGRWHVADKTKYYKVKPITAYVYSASGEILSYINQGSIVSLDSSTRKGGRLAVSISGLSGYMNQSDLTAVDEGSEFIPHYTSDGKFLYHELSPYTSIKVAPHTSAMVIGKKYYSTDGEHFDGFTIKNPFLYKNLREPSNYSAAELNKIYSMMNLQDSPLAGKGATFKEAEERYGVNALYLMAHSALESAWGRSQIARDKNNFFGIAAYDTSPYLSAKRFDNVDKGILGAAKWIRENYIDYGRDHLGNKATGMNVRYASDPYWGEKIASIMMTINSKLGGRD
- a CDS encoding dihydroorotate dehydrogenase — translated: MALFFAQEQLYYKEKIMTKNRLQVSLPGLDLKNPIIPASGCFGFGQEYAKYYDLDLLGSIMIKATTLEPRFGNPTPRVAETPAGMLNAIGLQNPGLEAVLAEKLPWLEREYPRLPIIANVAGFSKQEYAAVSRGISKAANVKAIELNISCPNVDHGNHGLLIGQDPDLAYEVVKAAVEASDVPVYVKLTPSVTDVVTIAKAAEDAGASGLTMINTLVGMRFDLKTRKPILANETGGMSGPAVFPVALKLIRQVAQTTELPIIGMGGVDSAEAALEMYLAGASAIGVGTANFTNPYACPDIIEHLPKVMDKYGISSLEDLRQEVKANLR